From a region of the Marinomonas mediterranea MMB-1 genome:
- a CDS encoding HesA/MoeB/ThiF family protein: MNESQLNRYSRQLLLPNFDIEGQLNLSSKRALIVGVGGLGNIAATYLAGAGVGTLTLLDDDCIEESNLPRQVLFNESNVGESKAKAAKDLLNAKASDVTINAVESKLNEHNAEALVSEVDVVLDCTDNFKTRKLLHRACYKAKVSLVSGAAIRWEGQLITFRYDTDASPCYECLYPELSDQALSCNENGIMGPVVGAMGVMQSLDAVKLLSDKGEVAHGRLKIFDGFAGSWREMTLTQDPECALCALEKS; the protein is encoded by the coding sequence ATGAACGAATCACAATTAAATAGATACAGTCGCCAGTTATTGCTACCTAACTTTGATATTGAAGGCCAACTTAATCTTAGTAGTAAACGTGCATTAATTGTAGGTGTTGGTGGGTTAGGTAACATTGCGGCGACGTATTTAGCAGGCGCAGGCGTTGGCACGTTAACCTTGTTGGACGACGATTGTATTGAAGAAAGCAATTTACCTAGACAAGTTCTATTTAATGAGAGCAATGTCGGCGAAAGTAAGGCGAAAGCGGCTAAAGATTTGTTAAACGCAAAAGCATCTGACGTTACGATCAATGCAGTCGAGAGTAAATTAAACGAGCACAATGCGGAGGCATTGGTCTCGGAAGTGGACGTTGTATTAGACTGCACAGACAATTTTAAAACGCGTAAATTACTGCATAGAGCCTGCTATAAGGCTAAGGTTTCTTTAGTAAGTGGTGCGGCCATTCGTTGGGAAGGGCAGTTGATCACGTTTCGATACGACACAGATGCGTCTCCTTGCTATGAATGTTTGTACCCAGAGTTGTCCGATCAAGCGTTAAGTTGTAATGAAAACGGCATAATGGGTCCAGTTGTGGGGGCAATGGGGGTGATGCAGTCTCTCGATGCTGTAAAACTGTTGAGTGACAAAGGTGAAGTTGCTCACGGTCGTTTGAAGATTTTTGATGGGTTTGCTGGAAGCTGGCGTGAAATGACCTTAACGCAAGATCCAGAATGTGCGTTATGTGCGCTTGAAAAATCATAG
- a CDS encoding inosine/guanosine kinase encodes MKFPGRRKLKHYFPVSQEKAILPSTEVRPNKDTYIVGLDETIVDVVANIDDAFLEKFAIKKGLSNLIDVDTAQKIYAELMKNNSISDHFAGGTIANTIHNYSVLADDKSVLLGVMSSNIALGSPEYHYVCTTSSKVDMSHLQGVSGDIGRGVTLITPDGERTFAISPGDMDELNENHIPEDIIAGSASLVTCAYPLRHEGKPIKPAMLKALQDAKKHDVPVVLTLGTQHLVEENREELLALIRDYVTVLAMNELEAQALTGHKEPLLAAKVILDDVDMVLLTNGPEGLYLCGHVENSLKRGTSNPIKSDDLADFNRWEFSRPMKRNLCKKPMKVYSHIDPYMGGPEKIKNTNGAGDGALSALLHDISANHYHKQAVPSSSKHTAPFLAYSSFAQICKYSNRVSYEILAQNAPRLSKGLPEREDSLEEAYWER; translated from the coding sequence ATGAAATTTCCTGGCCGACGAAAGCTCAAACATTACTTCCCAGTATCCCAAGAAAAAGCCATTTTACCTTCTACTGAAGTCAGGCCTAATAAGGATACCTATATTGTTGGGTTAGATGAAACTATTGTAGATGTCGTCGCGAACATCGACGATGCTTTTTTAGAAAAGTTCGCAATTAAAAAAGGCTTATCTAATCTAATCGATGTTGATACCGCACAAAAAATCTACGCGGAGTTGATGAAGAACAACAGTATTTCCGACCACTTTGCCGGTGGAACAATTGCCAACACCATTCACAACTACTCAGTATTGGCCGACGATAAATCCGTTTTACTTGGCGTTATGTCCTCAAATATCGCGTTAGGTTCGCCTGAATACCACTATGTATGCACCACCAGCAGCAAAGTTGATATGAGCCATCTACAGGGCGTCAGCGGCGATATTGGTCGCGGCGTGACACTTATCACGCCCGATGGTGAGCGCACCTTTGCCATTTCACCGGGCGATATGGATGAACTTAATGAAAACCACATTCCTGAAGACATCATTGCTGGCAGCGCTTCTTTAGTAACCTGCGCCTATCCGTTGAGGCATGAAGGCAAACCGATCAAACCCGCCATGCTAAAAGCACTGCAAGATGCGAAAAAGCACGATGTGCCAGTCGTACTCACACTCGGCACACAACATTTAGTAGAAGAAAACCGAGAAGAGCTGTTAGCGCTCATTCGCGATTACGTTACTGTGCTCGCAATGAACGAGTTAGAAGCACAAGCATTAACGGGTCATAAAGAGCCGCTATTAGCCGCTAAAGTCATTCTTGATGATGTGGATATGGTGCTGCTGACAAACGGGCCGGAAGGCTTGTATCTATGTGGGCACGTAGAAAACTCACTAAAAAGAGGAACGAGCAACCCGATAAAGTCAGATGATCTCGCGGATTTCAATCGTTGGGAGTTTAGCCGCCCAATGAAGCGAAACCTTTGTAAGAAACCAATGAAGGTGTACTCTCATATTGACCCTTACATGGGTGGCCCAGAAAAAATAAAGAACACAAATGGCGCTGGTGATGGCGCACTGTCGGCGTTGCTGCACGACATTTCAGCTAATCACTATCATAAGCAAGCCGTTCCAAGTTCGAGTAAACATACCGCGCCGTTTCTCGCCTACTCTTCCTTCGCTCAAATCTGTAAATACTCGAATCGCGTGAGTTACGAGATTTTGGCGCAAAACGCACCACGTTTAAGTAAAGGTTTACCAGAAAGAGAAGACAGCCTAGAGGAAGCTTATTGGGAAAGGTAA
- a CDS encoding methyl-accepting chemotaxis protein yields the protein MFSNISFRVKLLTLLLTAILGFAIVTGVAFKGLNEQDASSVRFDTLTEVDKNLSSLVISIMKESEALSRVDDQSYTEFLERQQDKYNQFSATLADDVNVLVDSTAQDHIRQVAAGFKRYNDLMTQLLESKHKVGFTGSSGLRGEVKLLGEALFAKVSRLSLMKQAFSPVREAEKVYIFEPTKENKEAFDAAFSAFAEKVKKYNLEDRFSDAMTPYLAGLSVFDDATKQYSELQSQFTSASDALSSVHQSASAFMQSLVSSARSAAQHSSSQAKVSLLAVSIIVAVVAALMMMGIGRSVNNMMSQIIADLGKIKDGDLTAQLAVNKARGDDFDQLCGSVNEMTEGLGGVIGDVMSTTQDVNDKVTELNSAVSSITKSNLSVSQQTIELASSTQQISATISDISATTNDLSTQSNDTYDSAKKGAETINDALSNLSNTIDIVNRTSVKLNELGVLSKDIDDVIAMINDLANQTNLLALNAAIEAARAGEAGRGFSVVADEVRLLAEKTVEATSSITEIVNTIQSSTEEAITTMSSGQESLKAIEQLSENAGLAIREIEQNAQMSSATSNDMAQAVKDISQTVAHMNDEMDNVAQLLKTDHEFISSIGSNAGDIYEQVHHLDSKTRTFTI from the coding sequence ATGTTTTCTAATATCAGCTTTCGAGTAAAGCTTTTAACGCTACTACTAACCGCCATTCTTGGTTTTGCGATTGTGACCGGCGTCGCCTTCAAAGGTCTCAATGAACAAGATGCCTCTTCGGTTCGCTTCGATACATTAACTGAGGTCGATAAAAATTTATCGTCGTTGGTCATTTCCATCATGAAAGAATCTGAAGCACTAAGCCGTGTGGATGATCAATCGTACACCGAATTTTTAGAACGGCAGCAAGACAAGTATAACCAGTTTAGCGCTACGTTAGCGGATGACGTTAACGTGCTGGTTGACTCGACTGCTCAGGATCATATACGACAAGTCGCTGCTGGGTTTAAGCGTTATAACGATTTGATGACGCAATTATTAGAGAGCAAACACAAAGTAGGCTTTACTGGCTCGTCTGGATTACGTGGCGAAGTTAAATTGTTGGGCGAAGCGCTTTTTGCAAAGGTCTCGCGCTTAAGCCTTATGAAGCAAGCTTTCTCTCCGGTACGTGAAGCGGAAAAAGTCTATATATTTGAGCCTACTAAAGAGAATAAAGAAGCATTTGATGCAGCCTTTAGCGCCTTTGCGGAAAAGGTGAAGAAGTACAATTTAGAGGATCGTTTTTCCGATGCGATGACGCCTTACTTAGCGGGTCTTTCCGTATTTGACGATGCGACCAAGCAATACAGCGAGTTACAGAGTCAATTTACGAGTGCGAGTGACGCTTTGAGCAGTGTACATCAATCTGCTTCGGCTTTTATGCAAAGTTTAGTGTCGAGTGCTCGAAGCGCTGCGCAACACAGTTCATCGCAAGCGAAAGTCAGTCTTTTGGCTGTGAGCATTATTGTGGCTGTCGTAGCAGCACTGATGATGATGGGCATTGGCCGCAGTGTAAATAATATGATGAGTCAAATTATTGCAGACCTAGGCAAAATTAAAGACGGGGATTTAACCGCTCAACTGGCTGTGAACAAAGCGCGAGGTGATGATTTTGATCAGCTCTGTGGCTCCGTAAATGAAATGACGGAAGGCTTGGGAGGTGTAATCGGTGATGTGATGTCGACGACTCAGGATGTGAATGACAAAGTCACTGAGCTAAATTCAGCGGTGTCGAGCATCACAAAAAGCAACCTCTCGGTTAGCCAACAAACCATTGAACTGGCGTCTTCTACACAGCAAATTTCTGCGACGATTTCGGATATTTCTGCAACGACCAACGATTTGAGTACGCAATCAAACGATACTTATGACTCTGCGAAAAAGGGCGCAGAAACCATCAATGATGCGCTTTCTAACCTTAGCAATACTATCGATATAGTGAACCGAACCAGTGTGAAATTGAATGAGCTGGGTGTCTTATCGAAGGATATTGACGACGTTATTGCGATGATTAATGATCTTGCTAATCAAACCAATTTGCTGGCGTTGAATGCCGCTATTGAAGCTGCTCGTGCGGGTGAGGCAGGTCGTGGTTTCTCTGTTGTCGCGGATGAAGTTCGGTTACTAGCCGAAAAAACCGTAGAGGCAACGTCTTCGATTACGGAAATTGTGAACACCATTCAATCCTCGACAGAGGAAGCGATAACAACCATGAGTAGTGGTCAGGAAAGCTTAAAAGCGATCGAACAATTGAGCGAAAATGCAGGCTTAGCGATTCGTGAAATAGAGCAAAATGCGCAAATGAGTTCCGCTACGTCGAATGATATGGCGCAGGCCGTCAAAGACATCTCTCAAACCGTGGCTCATATGAATGACGAAATGGACAATGTTGCACAGCTGCTCAAGACGGATCATGAATTTATTTCCAGTATTGGCAGCAATGCAGGCGATATTTACGAGCAAGTTCATCATCTAGATAGTAAAACTCGAACCTTTACTATCTAG
- a CDS encoding TIGR03643 family protein, which produces MVFSVDELSRIIEMAWEDRTPFEAIEGLFGLPEPRVILLMRRSLKPKSFKVWRERVSGRTTKHLKLRDPNVIRAYSFSQYKLRH; this is translated from the coding sequence ATGGTATTTTCAGTTGATGAGTTATCGAGAATTATTGAAATGGCTTGGGAAGATCGAACGCCGTTCGAAGCCATCGAAGGCTTGTTTGGACTCCCTGAGCCGCGGGTTATTCTACTCATGCGCCGTTCACTGAAACCTAAGAGTTTTAAAGTATGGCGTGAGCGTGTTTCGGGACGCACAACGAAGCACCTTAAATTACGGGACCCGAACGTAATACGTGCGTACTCTTTTTCTCAATACAAGCTGCGCCATTAG
- a CDS encoding GNAT family N-acetyltransferase has product MNISYSTSRLRVYELQEVDVASKVNRIGLSIVELLTPSVVQSLPPYFHGIDTSTKAESWLTKMLAESRLCVVESKNADDVVGFIFAYDDGSGDVNIGYLLGEQYWGIGLAGEMLSGFIEIASHVSSDNSSNGSDWNVLIGGVDNDNIASIKLLTKLGFRPRSSQGSEVASGVSYFALTL; this is encoded by the coding sequence ATGAACATTTCGTATTCGACATCAAGGTTAAGAGTGTATGAATTACAAGAAGTAGACGTGGCTTCTAAGGTAAACAGAATAGGATTAAGTATTGTTGAGTTACTTACGCCGTCTGTGGTTCAAAGTCTACCGCCATACTTTCATGGCATTGATACAAGTACCAAAGCAGAGAGCTGGCTGACTAAGATGTTAGCCGAAAGCCGCTTGTGTGTCGTAGAAAGTAAAAATGCCGATGACGTAGTAGGTTTCATTTTCGCTTATGACGACGGGTCAGGAGACGTGAATATAGGCTATCTGCTTGGTGAGCAATATTGGGGAATCGGTTTAGCGGGTGAAATGCTGAGTGGTTTTATCGAGATTGCGTCTCATGTTTCATCTGATAACTCGTCTAATGGCTCAGACTGGAACGTGCTGATAGGTGGTGTAGACAACGATAATATCGCGTCAATCAAACTGTTGACTAAATTAGGCTTTCGGCCACGGTCCTCTCAAGGTTCTGAGGTGGCATCAGGCGTATCTTACTTTGCGCTGACATTGTAG
- a CDS encoding SHOCT domain-containing protein has product MQKLTPAGQNLVSDIAYRFGLSQDAVIHMLVAVNNGNGSMAQFNCPELGGSGQWMQGGMTMVGDMFNNGLKNTVDNLCSELSNALANMQLFPVAPAHTPGSLQWWPGDLGQPFSSGAQNNIRYAVFPNRLAVELNGAVTVYDTLNHNIGGVSQQQGSNTSLSFSSQFGEIGVETLPIVSGATQQQDALAPSNAQINFAEPAPQNNGVFDNQQINNPNNVMGTSSANTMDTSSGTQDEIFTLLERLGKLFDAGVLTQEEFNTKKAELLGRI; this is encoded by the coding sequence ATGCAAAAACTAACGCCTGCCGGCCAGAATTTAGTCAGCGACATTGCTTATCGATTCGGCCTTAGTCAAGATGCAGTCATTCATATGCTCGTTGCCGTAAACAATGGAAATGGAAGTATGGCACAGTTTAACTGCCCTGAATTAGGCGGCTCTGGACAATGGATGCAAGGAGGTATGACCATGGTTGGAGACATGTTCAACAATGGTTTAAAAAACACCGTCGACAATCTGTGTTCTGAACTGTCAAATGCACTAGCGAATATGCAATTGTTCCCAGTCGCTCCGGCTCACACGCCTGGTAGCCTACAATGGTGGCCTGGCGATTTAGGCCAGCCGTTTAGCAGCGGTGCACAAAACAACATACGCTATGCAGTATTCCCTAATCGATTGGCCGTAGAGCTCAACGGCGCAGTCACTGTCTACGATACGCTCAATCACAATATTGGTGGCGTCAGTCAGCAACAAGGGTCAAATACGTCTCTTAGCTTTTCCAGCCAGTTCGGCGAAATCGGCGTTGAAACACTGCCAATCGTTTCTGGGGCAACGCAACAGCAAGACGCACTAGCCCCTTCTAACGCGCAAATCAATTTCGCGGAACCAGCACCACAAAACAATGGCGTTTTTGATAACCAACAAATCAACAACCCAAACAATGTTATGGGAACGTCAAGCGCGAATACGATGGACACGTCGTCAGGCACACAAGACGAAATTTTCACCTTACTTGAAAGACTAGGCAAGTTATTTGACGCTGGCGTTCTCACACAAGAAGAGTTTAATACGAAAAAAGCGGAGCTATTGGGGCGCATTTAA